A region of Salvia splendens isolate huo1 chromosome 17, SspV2, whole genome shotgun sequence DNA encodes the following proteins:
- the LOC121775341 gene encoding homeobox-leucine zipper protein HAT22-like, producing MGYDDLCNTGLVLGLGFSSSTTKKPSKNLDYITKTADPSLTLGLSGETYDLILKKADSANKSGGIFNDRHSADLYRQDSGASSFSNVSVKREREIGSEEAEIERVSSRASDEDDDGANGRKKLRLTKAQSALLEESFKQHSTLNPKQKQDLARELKLRPRQVEVWFQNRRARTKLKQTEVDCEFLKKCCETLTDENRRLQKELQELKALKLAQPLYMQLPAATLTMCPSCERIGGAAAETAAKSSYVMAPTKPRFYNPFTNPSAAC from the exons ATGGGTTATGACGATTTATGCAACACGGGCCTGGTTTTGGGGCTGGGATTCTCCTCATCCACCACCAAAAAGCCCTCCAAAAATCTCGATTATATCACCAAAACCGCCGACCCATCACTGACCCTCGGCCTCTCCGGCGAGACCTACGATCTGATCCTCAAAAAAGCCGATTCCGCCAACAAGAGCGGCGGAATATTCAACGATCGTCACTCCGCCGACCTCTACAGGCAAGACAGCGGCGCGTCGTCCTTCTCCAACGTCAGCgtgaagagagagagggagatcgGGAGCGAGGAGGCCGAGATCGAGAGAGTCTCCTCCAGAGCTAGCGATGAAGACGACGATGGCGCCAATGGCCGGAAGAAACTCAGGCTCACCAAAGCGCAGTCCGCTCTTCTCGAGGAAAGCTTCAAGCAGCACAGCACTCTCAACCCT AAACAAAAGCAGGATTTAGCTCGTGAATTGAAGCTCAGGCCGCGACAGGTCGAGGTGTGGTTCCAGAATCGCAGAGCCAG AACTAAGCTTAAGCAAACGGAAGTAGACTGTGAATTCCTGAAGAAATGCTGCGAGACGCTGACGGATGAGAACCGCCGCCTGCAGAAGGAATTGCAGGAGCTGAAGGCGCTGAAATTAGCTCAGCCGCTTTACATGCAGCTGCCGGCGGCGACGCTCACCATGTGCCCTTCCTGTGAGAGGATCGGCGGCGCCGCCGCCGAAACCGCCGCCAAGAGCTCGTATGTTATGGCGCCGACGAAGCCTCGTTTTTATAATCCCTTCACCAATCCGTCGGCAGCTTGCTGA
- the LOC121773538 gene encoding E3 ubiquitin-protein ligase FANCL-like isoform X1, translating to MDSEMEVGSKKFTYKNRCRELAMSSSFCRRIYTEVEEVGWEHLVKLGDDLTFIRFRIMDNKRRAHILEITLDKTYPRSPPSLSADVPYNSHPEWSSNSRLRDAVQQFKRHVDKLQDFWLTLDDIDRSFCVIDPKHSHLAVSYRQIKIGNDCCIVLSINVDDPRSLPECRFLGSDTEVNILRDIWKQNCKKWTREKSCPENLLHIFGNQLPQPSHLQKSEEQVECGICYAQYLPTDDELGAKSGTATDYSCENGSCNRAFHSVCLGDWLCSITTTRQSFDVLFGNCPYCSDPVAVKLGMKK from the exons ATGGATTCGGAGATGGAAGTCGGCAGCAAG AAATTCACTTACAAAAATAGATGCCGAGAGCTGGCAATGTCGTCTTCGTTCTGCCGCAGAATATACACGGAG GTAGAAGAGGTTGGATGGGAGCACCTTGTGAAATTGGGGGATGATCTGACATTTATTAGGTTCCGTATCAT GGACAATAAGAGGAGAGCGCATATTCTGGAGATAACCCTGGATAAGACCTATCCAAGGTCTCCACCTTCATTATCAGCG GATGTGCCTTATAATTCTCATCCGGAATGGTCATCAAACTCGAGATTAAGAGATGCTGTCCAGCAGTTTAAGAGG CATGTGGATAAGCTCCAGGACTTTTGGTTGACTTTAGATGACATTGATCGGTCTTTTTGCGTTATTGATCCAAAGCACTCTCACCTTGCAGTGTCGTATCGCCAGATAAAAATAG GAAATGATTGCTGTATTGTACTATCTATCAATGTCGATGATCCAAGATCCTTGCCAGA ATGCCGCTTCCTTGGTTCAGATACGGAAGTCAACATTTTGAGAGATATTTGGAAGCAAAATTGTAAGAAATG GACAAGAGAAAAATCATGTCCTGAAAATCTTCTGCATATATTTGGAAATCAGTTACCACAACCTTCACATCTCCAAAAGAGTGAGGAGCAAGTTGAATGTGGCATTTGTTATGCTCAATACCTTCCGACAG ATGATGAACTTGGTGCCAAGAGTGGAACTGCAACTGATTATTCATGTGAAAATGGGAGCTGCAATCGAGCATTCCACAGCGTTTGTCTTGGCGATTGGCTCTGCTCTATTACGACGACAAGGCA GTCATTTGATGTTCTGTTCGGGAACTGCCCTTACTGTTCAGATCCCGTTGCAGTCAAACTCGGCATGAAGAAGTAA
- the LOC121773538 gene encoding E3 ubiquitin-protein ligase FANCL-like isoform X2, which produces MNGTCARDNKRRAHILEITLDKTYPRSPPSLSADVPYNSHPEWSSNSRLRDAVQQFKRHVDKLQDFWLTLDDIDRSFCVIDPKHSHLAVSYRQIKIGNDCCIVLSINVDDPRSLPECRFLGSDTEVNILRDIWKQNCKKWTREKSCPENLLHIFGNQLPQPSHLQKSEEQVECGICYAQYLPTDDELGAKSGTATDYSCENGSCNRAFHSVCLGDWLCSITTTRQSFDVLFGNCPYCSDPVAVKLGMKK; this is translated from the exons ATGAATGGTACATGTGCTAGGGACAATAAGAGGAGAGCGCATATTCTGGAGATAACCCTGGATAAGACCTATCCAAGGTCTCCACCTTCATTATCAGCG GATGTGCCTTATAATTCTCATCCGGAATGGTCATCAAACTCGAGATTAAGAGATGCTGTCCAGCAGTTTAAGAGG CATGTGGATAAGCTCCAGGACTTTTGGTTGACTTTAGATGACATTGATCGGTCTTTTTGCGTTATTGATCCAAAGCACTCTCACCTTGCAGTGTCGTATCGCCAGATAAAAATAG GAAATGATTGCTGTATTGTACTATCTATCAATGTCGATGATCCAAGATCCTTGCCAGA ATGCCGCTTCCTTGGTTCAGATACGGAAGTCAACATTTTGAGAGATATTTGGAAGCAAAATTGTAAGAAATG GACAAGAGAAAAATCATGTCCTGAAAATCTTCTGCATATATTTGGAAATCAGTTACCACAACCTTCACATCTCCAAAAGAGTGAGGAGCAAGTTGAATGTGGCATTTGTTATGCTCAATACCTTCCGACAG ATGATGAACTTGGTGCCAAGAGTGGAACTGCAACTGATTATTCATGTGAAAATGGGAGCTGCAATCGAGCATTCCACAGCGTTTGTCTTGGCGATTGGCTCTGCTCTATTACGACGACAAGGCA GTCATTTGATGTTCTGTTCGGGAACTGCCCTTACTGTTCAGATCCCGTTGCAGTCAAACTCGGCATGAAGAAGTAA
- the LOC121775190 gene encoding probable xyloglucan endotransglucosylase/hydrolase protein 7: MAQSMMSRLIVCILGLALSSLSVNGRPATFSQDFRVAWADSHVRQLDGGRAIQLTLDQSSGCGFASKNQYLFGRVSMKIKLVPGDSAGTVTAFYMISDSFNIRDELDFEFLGNRSGQPYTVQTNVYAHGKGDKEQRINLWFDPSLDFHTYTIFWNHHHIIFSVDEVPIRVYKNNEGRGIPYPKFQPMGVYSTLWEADDWATRGGLEKINWSKAPFYAYYKDFDIEGCQVPGPATCASNPRNWWEGAAYQQLTPEAARRYRWVRTNHMIYDYCTDRSRFPVVPPECLAGI; encoded by the exons ATGGCTCAATCCATGATGAGTCGACTGATAGTATGTATTTTGGGTTTGGCATTGTCTAGTTTGAGCGTAAATGGTCGGCCTGCAACCTTCAGTCAGGACTTCAGAGTCGCATGGGCCGACTCCCACGTTCGCCAATTGGATGGCGGCAGAGCCATTCAGCTCACTCTTGATCAATCCTCTG GTTGCGGGTTCGCCTCCAAGAACCAATATCTGTTCGGACGTGTGAGCATGAAGATCAAGCTCGTCCCCGGTGACTCTGCCGGAACTGTCACCGCCTTCTAT ATGATCTCAGACTCGTTCAACATCCGCGATGAGCTGGACTTTGAGTTCCTGGGAAACCGGTCGGGACAGCCCTACACCGTTCAAACCAATGTGTACGCCCATGGTAAAGGTGACAAGGAGCAACGGATCAATCTCTGGTTCGACCCCTCTCTTGATTTCCACACTTACACCATCTTTTGGAACCATCACCACATCAT ATTCTCTGTGGATGAAGTGCCAATAAGAGTGTACAAAAACAATGAGGGAAGAGGAATTCCATACCCAAAATTCCAACCAATGGGAGTCTACTCCACTCTATGGGAGGCCGACGACTGGGCCACGAGAGGCGGCCTGGAGAAGATCAACTGGAGCAAGGCCCCATTCTATGCTTACTACAAAGACTTCGACATCGAAGGCTGTCAGGTTCCGGGGCCAGCTACCTGCGCCTCCAACCCCAGAAACTGGTGGGAGGGCGCAGCCTATCAGCAGCTGACCCCGGAAGCTGCCAGGCGCTACCGCTGGGTCCGCACCAACCACATGATCTACGACTACTGCACCGACAGGTCCCGCTTCCCTGTCGTCCCACCCGAATGTCTCGCCGGAATATGA